The Helianthus annuus cultivar XRQ/B chromosome 16, HanXRQr2.0-SUNRISE, whole genome shotgun sequence genome includes a window with the following:
- the LOC110915503 gene encoding uncharacterized protein LOC110915503 isoform X1: MLGSRMSVVVELTATKPVRSDGADDSNNNGITHTKSPLNVSRYILIFGCFAFFCGSQLHGVVDQLRTKAYPASKLRSVHYQLELAVWEAGVVMGRDTWNLNTSSMVYVLLVY, translated from the exons ATGCTCGGTTCAAGGATGTCAGTGGTGGTGGAACTGACGGCAACGAAACCGGTCCGATCAGACGGCGCCGACGACAGTAACAACAATGGCATCACCCACACCAAGTCGCCTCTTAATGTCAGTCGGTACATTCTTATCTTCGGTTGCTTTGCATTCTTTTGTGGCTCTCAGCTACAT ggtgtGGTTGACCAACTTAGGACAAAGGCTTATCCGGCGAGCAAactgag ATCTGTGCATTATCAattggaacttgctgtttgggaagctggagtggtcatgggtcgagatacatggaatctcaATACAAGCTCAATGGTTTATGTACTCTTGGTTTactaa
- the LOC110915503 gene encoding uncharacterized protein LOC110915503 isoform X2, producing the protein MLGSRMSVVVELTATKPVRSDGADDSNNNGITHTKSPLNGVVDQLRTKAYPASKLRSVHYQLELAVWEAGVVMGRDTWNLNTSSMVYVLLVY; encoded by the exons ATGCTCGGTTCAAGGATGTCAGTGGTGGTGGAACTGACGGCAACGAAACCGGTCCGATCAGACGGCGCCGACGACAGTAACAACAATGGCATCACCCACACCAAGTCGCCTCTTAAT ggtgtGGTTGACCAACTTAGGACAAAGGCTTATCCGGCGAGCAAactgag ATCTGTGCATTATCAattggaacttgctgtttgggaagctggagtggtcatgggtcgagatacatggaatctcaATACAAGCTCAATGGTTTATGTACTCTTGGTTTactaa
- the LOC110915502 gene encoding probable protein phosphatase 2C 46, whose protein sequence is MLSKLINFLKACWRPSDRFSYAGSDATGRQDGLLWYKDIGQHLAGEFSMAVVQANMLLEDQSQIESGPLSFLDSGPFGTFVGVYDGHGGPETSRYINDHLFQNLRRFATEQQAMSVEVIQKAFHATEEGFLSIVARQWTVKPQLAAVGSCCLVGVICNGMLYIANAGDSRAVLGRAVKATGEVIAIQLSTEHNASIESVRQELHSLHPDDPQIVVLKHNVWRVKGLIQISRSIGDVYLKKAEFNREPLYAKFRLRDPIRRPILSADPSISMHELQPEDRFLILASDGLWEHLSNQEAVDIVQNHPNNGSARRLVKAALQEAAKKREMRYSDLKKIERGVRRHFHDDITVIVVFLDSNLVSKASSCRGPTLSLKGGGVNLPAKTLAPLSTSTGLASAAT, encoded by the exons ATGTTATCAAAATTGATAAATTTTCTAAAGGCCTGTTGGCGACCATCAGACCGGTTTTCGTATGCGGGTTCGGATGCAACGGGCCGGCAAGATGGTCTTCTTTGGTATAAAGACATTGGTCAGCACTTGGCTGGTGAGTTCTCAATGGCAGTGGTTCAAGCCAATATGTTACTTGAGGATCAAAGCCAGATTGAGTCTGGCCCGTTGAGCTTTCTGGATTCTGGACCGTTTGGAACGTTTGTCGGAGTTTATGATGGTCATGGTGGGCCCGAAACCTCGCGTTATATCAATGATCACTTGTTTCAGAATCTCAGAA GGTTTGCTACAGAACAACAGGCGATGTCGGTGGAGGTTATACAAAAAGCGTTTCATGCAACAGAAGAAGGGTTTTTATCCATTGTGGCGAGACAATGGACGGTGAAGCCACAATTGGCTGCTGTTGGATCTTGTTGTCTGGTTGGTGTGATTTGTAATGGGATGCTTTACATCGCGAATGCTGGTGATTCGCGTGCTGTTTTGGGGAGGGCGGTTAAGGCTACGGGGGAGGTTATTGCAATCCAATTGTCGACTGAACATAATGCGAGCATAGAGTCGGTTAGGCAAGAACTTCATAGTTTGCATCCTGATGATCCTCAAATTGTAGTTTTGAAACATAACGTGTGGCGCGTGAAGGGCCTCATACAG ATATCTAGATCTATAGGTGACGTATACCTCAAAAAAGCAGAATTTAACAGGGAACCCTTGTATGCAAAATTTCGTCTTCGCGACCCTATTCGAAGGCCGATACTGAGTGCAGATCCATCGATATCTATGCATGAACTTCAACCAGAAGATCGGTTTCTCATATTAGCATCTGATGGTCTTTGGGAGCATCTTAGCAATCAAGAAGCTGTCGATATAGTGCAAAATCACCCTAATAAT GGAAGTGCTAGACGGCTAGTGAAAGCAGCGTTACAAGAGGCGGCAAAGAAGAGAGAAATGAGGTATTCAGATTTAAAGAAAATCGAAAGGGGAGTAAGACGTCATTTTCACGATGACATCACAGTGATAGTCGTATTTCTGGACTCGAATCTAGTGAGTAAAGCCAGCTCATGTAGGGGCCCCACTTTGTCGTTAAAAGGGGGTGGTGTCAACCTCCCGGCGAAAACATTGGCACCATTATCAACTTCCACGGGCCTCGCTAGCGCGGCAACCTGA